The following are encoded together in the Thunnus maccoyii chromosome 18, fThuMac1.1, whole genome shotgun sequence genome:
- the si:ch211-51c14.1 gene encoding protein kinase C and casein kinase substrate in neurons protein 2 isoform X1, with amino-acid sequence MSTLSSESSSEDANNRSFWMPGNYQRTVKRTEDSFQACNDIVACFQERARVERQYAQQLSEWSNKWKPVVDSSPLYGSLLKAWQCFLSSADRLASLHASICRSLVSEDGDRVRTWQKDTFHKKLFGGFKESQDTETGFARAQKPWAKRLKKLDKARRAYHKVSRKEQAAREREEHAQGNPDVAIDKQKKIQEERELAQQEAEKVRGRYEKVLEEVNRYAPRYMEEMESIFDQSQDEERKRIVFLKQAFLSIHKHLDITNNESVRAVYNELHNTLMAIDEQEDLRWWKNTHGPGMPTDWPHFQEWTPEKKAKKGKKEAEQKVSIDRNVMIGGVKVRALYDYVGQETDELSFKAGEEFLKVEDEDDQGWCRGMKDGGWEGLYPANYVEVV; translated from the exons ATGTCGACGCTGTCATCAGAAAGCAGCTCCGAAGATGCCAACAATCGCAGCTTCTGGATG CCTGGGAACTATCAGCGCACTGTGAAACGAACAGAGGACTCGTTCCAGGCCTGTAATGACATAGTGGCGTGTTTCCAAGAGAGGGCTCGCGTGGAGAGGCAGTACGCCCAGCAGCTCAGTGAATGGAGCAACAAGTGGAAACCAGTAGTGGACTCCA GTCCACTGTACGGATCTCTCCTGAAGGCTTggcagtgttttctctcttccgCTGATCGTCTGGCCTCCTTACACGCCTCCATCTGTCGCTCCCTGGTGTCGGAGGATGGAGACCGGGTCAGGACCTGGCAGAAAGACACCTTCCACAAGAAGTTATTTGGAGGCTTCAAGGAGTCCCAGGACACCGAGACGGGCTTTGCACGTGCTCAGAAGCCCTGGGCCAAACGCCTCAAAAAG CTGGATAAAGCCAGGCGGGCGTATCATAAGGTGAGCCGTAAGGAGCAGGCAGCCAGAGAGCGAGAGGAACACGCTCAGGGAAACCCGGACGTAGCCATCGACAAACAGAAGAAGAtccaggaggagagagagctgGCTCAGCAGGAGGCCGAGAAG GTTCGTGGCCGCTATGAGAAAGTCCTGGAGGAGGTGAACCGCTACGCTCCTCGCTACATGGAGGAGATGGAGTCCATCTTTGACCAGTCGCAGGACGAGGAGCGTAAAAGGATCGTCTTCCTTAAACAGGCTTTCCTCTCCATCCACAAACACCTGGACATTACCAACAATgagag CGTGAGGGCCGTTTACAACGAGCTCCACAACACACTGATGGCCATCGACGAGCAGGAGGACCTTCGCTGGTGGAAAAACACCCACGGGCCCGGCATGCCCACCGACTGGCCTCACTTCCAG GAATGGACGCCTGAAAAGAAAGCcaaaaaagggaagaaagaagCTGAACAGAAAGTATCGATAGACAGGAA TGTGATGATCGGAGGAGTGAAAGTAAGAGCTCTGTATGACTATGTTGGACAGGAGACGGACGAACTTTCCTTTAAAGCAG GTGAGGAATTCTTGAAGGTCGAGGATGAGGATGACCAGGGCTGGTGTCGGGGGATGAAGGACGGCGGTTGGGAGGGGCTTTACCCAGCCAACTACGTCGAAGTGGTGTAG
- the si:ch211-51c14.1 gene encoding protein kinase C and casein kinase substrate in neurons protein 3 isoform X2, whose product MSTLSSESSSEDANNRSFWMPGNYQRTVKRTEDSFQACNDIVACFQERARVERQYAQQLSEWSNKWKPVVDSSPLYGSLLKAWQCFLSSADRLASLHASICRSLVSEDGDRVRTWQKDTFHKKLFGGFKESQDTETGFARAQKPWAKRLKKLDKARRAYHKVSRKEQAAREREEHAQGNPDVAIDKQKKIQEERELAQQEAEKVRGRYEKVLEEVNRYAPRYMEEMESIFDQSQDEERKRIVFLKQAFLSIHKHLDITNNESVRAVYNELHNTLMAIDEQEDLRWWKNTHGPGMPTDWPHFQEWTPEKKAKKGKKEAEQKVSIDRNVMIGGVKVRALYDYVGQETDELSFKAVSFSLQVRNS is encoded by the exons ATGTCGACGCTGTCATCAGAAAGCAGCTCCGAAGATGCCAACAATCGCAGCTTCTGGATG CCTGGGAACTATCAGCGCACTGTGAAACGAACAGAGGACTCGTTCCAGGCCTGTAATGACATAGTGGCGTGTTTCCAAGAGAGGGCTCGCGTGGAGAGGCAGTACGCCCAGCAGCTCAGTGAATGGAGCAACAAGTGGAAACCAGTAGTGGACTCCA GTCCACTGTACGGATCTCTCCTGAAGGCTTggcagtgttttctctcttccgCTGATCGTCTGGCCTCCTTACACGCCTCCATCTGTCGCTCCCTGGTGTCGGAGGATGGAGACCGGGTCAGGACCTGGCAGAAAGACACCTTCCACAAGAAGTTATTTGGAGGCTTCAAGGAGTCCCAGGACACCGAGACGGGCTTTGCACGTGCTCAGAAGCCCTGGGCCAAACGCCTCAAAAAG CTGGATAAAGCCAGGCGGGCGTATCATAAGGTGAGCCGTAAGGAGCAGGCAGCCAGAGAGCGAGAGGAACACGCTCAGGGAAACCCGGACGTAGCCATCGACAAACAGAAGAAGAtccaggaggagagagagctgGCTCAGCAGGAGGCCGAGAAG GTTCGTGGCCGCTATGAGAAAGTCCTGGAGGAGGTGAACCGCTACGCTCCTCGCTACATGGAGGAGATGGAGTCCATCTTTGACCAGTCGCAGGACGAGGAGCGTAAAAGGATCGTCTTCCTTAAACAGGCTTTCCTCTCCATCCACAAACACCTGGACATTACCAACAATgagag CGTGAGGGCCGTTTACAACGAGCTCCACAACACACTGATGGCCATCGACGAGCAGGAGGACCTTCGCTGGTGGAAAAACACCCACGGGCCCGGCATGCCCACCGACTGGCCTCACTTCCAG GAATGGACGCCTGAAAAGAAAGCcaaaaaagggaagaaagaagCTGAACAGAAAGTATCGATAGACAGGAA TGTGATGATCGGAGGAGTGAAAGTAAGAGCTCTGTATGACTATGTTGGACAGGAGACGGACGAACTTTCCTTTAAAGCAG TCTCTTTCTCCCTGCAGGTGAGGAATTCTTGA